Proteins co-encoded in one Armatimonadota bacterium genomic window:
- the sdhC gene encoding succinate dehydrogenase, cytochrome b556 subunit, with translation MYRGSPGMLAWILHRITGVAVLLFLFAHIVETSMLGLGPEAYNRTLELYRQPWFKPLEFLLVAAVLYHAGNGIVVMILDFWPAAARAYRRIFWIGAGAYVLVLLPVAYLMLGKVVGLR, from the coding sequence GTGTACCGTGGGTCGCCAGGCATGCTCGCCTGGATCCTGCACCGCATCACCGGCGTCGCCGTGCTCCTCTTCCTCTTCGCCCACATCGTGGAGACGTCGATGCTCGGGCTCGGGCCCGAGGCCTACAACAGGACGCTGGAGCTCTACCGGCAGCCGTGGTTCAAGCCCCTGGAGTTCCTGCTGGTGGCCGCGGTGCTCTACCACGCCGGGAACGGCATCGTGGTCATGATCCTCGACTTCTGGCCGGCCGCGGCCCGCGCCTACCGCCGCATCTTCTGGATCGGCGCGGGAGCCTACGTCCTGGTGCTGCTCCCGGTCGCCTACCTGATGCTCGGCAAGGTGGTGGGGCTCCGGTGA
- the sdhD gene encoding succinate dehydrogenase, hydrophobic membrane anchor protein, which yields MNARPLARGVRPAGGLPLVLWFYMRLSAVAMLGLVVGHLYIMHVVNSTDVIDFAFVAQRFRGPFWRAYDLLILVFALSHGLIGLRGILDDYVHHRGWRVAAEIALWIVGAAFAGLGALVLFTVQFPPGT from the coding sequence GTGAACGCGCGCCCGCTTGCCCGTGGCGTCCGGCCCGCCGGTGGCCTGCCGCTGGTCCTGTGGTTCTACATGCGCCTCTCGGCCGTGGCGATGCTGGGGCTGGTCGTCGGCCACCTGTACATCATGCACGTCGTCAACTCCACCGACGTCATCGACTTCGCGTTCGTGGCCCAGCGCTTCCGCGGCCCGTTCTGGCGGGCCTACGACCTGCTCATCCTCGTCTTCGCCCTCTCCCACGGGTTGATCGGCCTGCGGGGGATCCTCGACGACTACGTGCACCACCGCGGGTGGCGCGTGGCGGCCGAGATCGCGCTGTGGATCGTGGGCGCGGCCTTCGCCGGACTGGGCGCGCTGGTGCTCTTTACGGTGCAGTTCCCGCCCGGCACCTGA
- a CDS encoding class II fumarate hydratase, whose translation METTETRTRVERDSLGPMEVPADAYYGASTARAIQNFPISGLRFPRPFLRALGLIKRAAAEVNATLGLLEPRLAEAIARAAQEVADGALDAHFPLDIYQTGSGTSTNMNANEVIANRAAELLGAPRGARVVHPNDHVNLCQSSNDVIPTAIHLAALLVIRDDLRPALDELERALRAKAVAFADIIKTGRTHLMDATPVRLGQEFEGYADQVAGARRRLGYAEEELREVALGGTAVGTGVNAHPEFASRTCARLTELTGIALRETPAHFQAQACLDAVTFTSGVLRTYATALMKIANDIRWMGSGPRAGLAELQLPAVQPGSSIMPGKVNPVIAESVLQACAQVVGNDVVVALGNQWGNFELNTMMPVMAHNLLQAVQLLAASSRNFARQCVAGLEATGRGPEMVERGLMLATALAPVIGYDAAAEIAKEAARTGRTVREVALDRTQLRAEELDRILDPAAMTAPGLRGLPGGG comes from the coding sequence ATGGAGACCACCGAGACACGCACGCGCGTGGAGCGGGACTCGCTGGGGCCCATGGAGGTGCCCGCCGACGCGTACTACGGGGCCTCCACCGCCCGTGCCATCCAGAACTTCCCCATCAGCGGCCTGCGCTTCCCGCGGCCGTTCCTGCGGGCCCTGGGCCTGATCAAGCGGGCTGCGGCCGAGGTGAACGCGACCCTGGGGCTGCTGGAGCCCCGCCTGGCGGAGGCGATCGCCCGTGCCGCCCAGGAGGTCGCCGACGGCGCGCTGGACGCCCACTTCCCGCTGGACATCTACCAGACCGGGTCGGGGACGTCCACCAACATGAACGCCAACGAGGTGATCGCCAACCGGGCCGCCGAGCTGCTGGGCGCGCCGCGCGGGGCGCGGGTGGTCCACCCCAACGACCACGTCAACCTCTGCCAGTCCAGCAACGACGTGATCCCCACGGCCATCCACCTGGCGGCCCTACTGGTGATCCGGGACGACCTGCGCCCGGCCCTCGACGAGCTGGAGCGGGCGCTGCGCGCCAAGGCTGTGGCGTTCGCCGACATCATCAAGACCGGCCGCACGCACCTGATGGACGCGACGCCCGTGCGCCTGGGGCAGGAGTTCGAGGGGTACGCCGACCAGGTGGCCGGGGCCCGGCGGCGGCTGGGCTACGCCGAAGAGGAGCTGCGCGAGGTGGCGCTGGGCGGCACGGCGGTCGGCACGGGCGTCAACGCGCACCCGGAGTTCGCCTCACGCACCTGCGCCCGGCTCACCGAGCTCACCGGCATCGCCCTGCGGGAGACCCCCGCACACTTCCAGGCCCAGGCCTGTCTGGACGCCGTGACGTTCACCTCGGGCGTCCTGCGCACCTACGCCACGGCTTTGATGAAGATCGCCAACGACATCCGCTGGATGGGCTCGGGCCCCCGCGCTGGTCTCGCCGAACTGCAGCTGCCCGCGGTGCAGCCGGGCTCCTCCATCATGCCGGGGAAGGTCAACCCGGTGATCGCCGAATCGGTGCTGCAGGCGTGTGCCCAGGTCGTGGGCAACGACGTGGTCGTGGCCCTGGGCAATCAGTGGGGCAACTTCGAGCTGAACACGATGATGCCGGTGATGGCCCACAACCTGCTGCAGGCGGTGCAGCTGCTGGCGGCGTCGTCCCGCAACTTCGCCCGGCAGTGCGTCGCCGGGCTCGAGGCCACCGGGCGCGGCCCGGAGATGGTGGAGCGCGGCCTGATGCTGGCCACAGCGCTTGCGCCCGTGATCGGCTACGACGCCGCCGCCGAGATCGCCAAGGAGGCCGCGCGCACGGGGCGCACGGTGCGGGAGGTGGCCCTCGACCGCACGCAGCTGCGCGCCGAGGAGCTGGACCGCATCCTCGATCCGGCCGCTATGACCGCGCCTGGCCTGCGGGGGCTGCCCGGCGGCGGCTGA
- the frdA gene encoding fumarate reductase (quinol) flavoprotein subunit yields MEREHDVLIVGGGGAGLRAAIAVAERDPRLDVAIVSKVYPMRSHTVAAEGGAAAVIKPNDSLDAHIEDTIAGADWLADQDAVEVFVREAPREMVQLEHWGCPWSRAPDGTVAVRPFGGMRIARTWFAADKTGFHMLHTLFQTALKYASITWYHEWFVTRLLVEDGRCQGVTALELRTGRLHLIAARAVILCTGGAGRIYPFTTNGAICTGDGMALAYRAGVPLKDMEFVQYHPTGLPPTGILITEAARAEGGVLINKDGYRYLQDYGLGPAEPWPRLRAMEMGPRDRLSQAFVHEVRKGRTVRGPYGDVVHLDLRHLGEATIRERLPFVRELCLHYAGLDPARELIPVRPVVHYMMGGVDTDVSGATPLPGLFAAGECACVSINGANRLGSNSLPELLVFGARAGAAAAAFALEHRDLRLSALAAQARDEEERLARRFRRAAAGSERLSRLRAVLTQTMEEGCGIYRDAAGLRAACATLADLRARCTRVALDDPSHVYNTELVAALEFNFMLDVAEAVAHSALAREESRGSHQRTDFPRRDDARFLKHTLAFATDGPPRIAYRDVVITRWPPAERVYGG; encoded by the coding sequence ATCGAACGCGAGCACGACGTGCTCATCGTCGGCGGCGGGGGCGCCGGGCTGCGGGCGGCCATCGCCGTGGCCGAACGCGACCCGCGGCTCGACGTGGCCATCGTCTCCAAGGTCTACCCCATGCGCAGCCACACCGTCGCGGCCGAGGGCGGCGCCGCGGCGGTGATCAAGCCCAACGACTCCCTCGACGCCCACATCGAGGACACCATCGCGGGCGCCGACTGGCTGGCCGACCAGGATGCCGTCGAGGTCTTCGTGCGAGAGGCGCCCCGCGAGATGGTGCAGCTGGAGCACTGGGGCTGCCCGTGGAGCCGGGCGCCCGACGGGACGGTCGCGGTACGCCCCTTCGGCGGGATGCGGATCGCGCGGACGTGGTTCGCGGCCGACAAGACCGGCTTCCATATGTTGCACACCCTCTTCCAGACCGCCCTCAAGTACGCGTCGATCACCTGGTACCACGAGTGGTTCGTCACCCGCCTGCTGGTGGAGGACGGCCGCTGCCAGGGCGTCACCGCCCTCGAGCTGCGGACGGGGCGGCTCCACCTGATCGCCGCCCGCGCGGTGATCCTCTGCACCGGCGGGGCGGGGCGTATCTACCCGTTCACCACCAACGGGGCCATCTGCACCGGCGACGGCATGGCGCTGGCCTACCGGGCGGGCGTCCCGCTCAAGGACATGGAGTTCGTCCAGTACCACCCCACCGGGCTGCCGCCCACGGGCATTCTCATCACCGAGGCTGCCCGTGCGGAAGGGGGCGTGCTGATCAACAAGGACGGCTACCGGTACCTGCAGGACTACGGCCTGGGGCCGGCTGAGCCGTGGCCGCGGCTGCGGGCCATGGAGATGGGGCCCCGGGACCGCCTCTCGCAGGCGTTCGTACACGAGGTGCGCAAGGGCCGCACGGTGCGCGGCCCCTACGGCGACGTGGTGCACCTCGACCTGCGCCATCTCGGCGAGGCCACGATCCGCGAGCGGCTCCCCTTCGTGCGCGAGCTGTGCCTCCACTACGCCGGGCTCGACCCCGCCCGCGAGCTGATCCCGGTGCGACCCGTGGTGCACTACATGATGGGCGGCGTGGACACCGACGTCTCCGGGGCCACGCCCCTGCCGGGGTTGTTCGCCGCCGGCGAGTGCGCCTGCGTCAGCATCAACGGCGCCAACCGCCTGGGGTCGAACTCGCTGCCCGAGCTGCTGGTGTTCGGCGCCCGCGCCGGTGCTGCTGCCGCTGCCTTCGCGCTGGAGCACCGCGACCTGCGGCTGTCGGCGCTGGCGGCGCAGGCGCGCGACGAGGAGGAACGCCTGGCCCGCCGGTTCCGGCGTGCCGCCGCGGGCAGCGAACGGCTGAGCCGGCTGCGGGCTGTGCTCACCCAGACCATGGAGGAGGGCTGCGGCATCTACCGCGACGCCGCAGGCCTGCGGGCAGCCTGCGCGACGCTGGCCGACCTGCGGGCGCGCTGCACGCGCGTCGCCCTCGACGACCCCTCGCACGTGTACAACACCGAGCTCGTGGCGGCCCTGGAGTTCAACTTCATGCTGGACGTGGCCGAGGCCGTGGCGCACTCGGCACTGGCCCGGGAGGAGTCCCGGGGCTCGCACCAGCGCACCGACTTCCCCCGGCGCGACGATGCGCGGTTCCTCAAGCACACCCTGGCCTTTGCCACCGACGGCCCCCCGCGGATCGCCTACCGCGACGTGGTGATCACGCGCTGGCCGCCGGCCGAGCGGGTCTACGGCGGGTAA
- a CDS encoding succinate dehydrogenase/fumarate reductase iron-sulfur subunit has protein sequence MAEPTITLEVWRYHPEQEAAPRFQPYQVPYRPDWVVLDALNYIKDHLDGSVAYRWSCRMGVCGSCGMTINGVPRLSCAAFLKEYYPRPVRVEPLANFPVERDLIVDLTDFLEKLPAVRPWIIRRDAGPPDAEFRQTPEELETYRQFSMCINCLLCYAACPVYALEPRFLGPAALALAARYTLDSRDQGRAERHPVVAGPDGVWDCTLVGECTTVCPKDVDPAGAIQRLKLASALAWLRDVVLPWGRR, from the coding sequence ATGGCCGAGCCCACGATCACCCTGGAGGTCTGGCGCTACCACCCGGAGCAGGAGGCGGCGCCGCGGTTCCAGCCCTACCAGGTCCCCTACCGGCCCGACTGGGTCGTGCTGGACGCCCTGAACTACATCAAGGACCACCTGGACGGCAGCGTGGCGTACCGCTGGTCGTGCCGCATGGGCGTCTGCGGCTCGTGCGGCATGACCATCAACGGGGTCCCGCGGCTGTCGTGCGCCGCCTTCCTGAAGGAGTACTACCCCCGTCCCGTCCGGGTCGAGCCGCTGGCCAACTTCCCCGTCGAGCGCGACCTGATCGTGGACCTCACCGACTTCCTGGAGAAGCTGCCAGCGGTGCGGCCCTGGATCATCCGGCGCGACGCGGGGCCTCCCGACGCCGAGTTCCGCCAGACGCCCGAGGAACTCGAGACCTACCGGCAGTTCAGCATGTGCATCAACTGCCTGCTGTGCTACGCGGCGTGCCCGGTCTACGCCCTGGAACCGCGCTTCCTCGGGCCCGCAGCGCTGGCCCTGGCGGCCCGCTACACCCTCGATTCGCGCGACCAGGGCCGCGCCGAGCGCCACCCGGTGGTGGCGGGCCCCGATGGGGTCTGGGACTGCACCTTGGTGGGCGAGTGCACCACGGTCTGTCCCAAGGACGTGGACCCCGCCGGCGCCATCCAGCGCCTGAAGCTGGCCAGCGCGCTGGCCTGGCTGCGCGACGTCGTGCTGCCGTGGGGACGCCGGTGA
- a CDS encoding fumarate reductase subunit C (part of four member fumarate reductase enzyme complex FrdABCD which catalyzes the reduction of fumarate to succinate during anaerobic respiration; FrdCD are the membrane components which interact with quinone and are involved in electron transfer; FrdAB are the catalytic subcomplex consisting of a flavoprotein subunit and an iron-sulfur subunit, respectively; the catalytic subunits are similar to succinate dehydrogenase SdhAB), which produces MARELTSIFVAATALVLLGFAWTAMQGPDAYAAYVALMTRPAATVLHAVALVAVVYHALTWWMLAPRAAVVRVGGRRLSPRVVLGGAYAAWAVASAIVAWFVLRGP; this is translated from the coding sequence GTGGCGCGCGAACTGACGAGCATCTTCGTGGCGGCCACGGCCCTGGTGCTGCTGGGGTTCGCCTGGACCGCGATGCAGGGGCCCGACGCGTACGCGGCCTACGTCGCCCTCATGACCCGGCCGGCCGCCACGGTCCTCCACGCCGTTGCGCTGGTGGCCGTGGTCTACCATGCCCTCACCTGGTGGATGCTCGCGCCGCGGGCAGCGGTGGTGCGGGTCGGCGGGCGACGGCTCTCGCCCCGGGTAGTGCTGGGTGGAGCGTACGCCGCGTGGGCCGTGGCGTCGGCCATCGTCGCCTGGTTCGTGCTGCGAGGGCCGTGA
- a CDS encoding fumarate reductase subunit D — translation MARAPIRPTPPPHAGEVERSAEPLWWLLFATGGTVAALVLPIHALLHLTLALGLAGEAFAYARVAGLLAHPLARLYVTVVVGLALLHWAHRFRYTLAEGLRLKASWVPIPLACYGAALLGVTLTVVRLFFL, via the coding sequence ATGGCCCGCGCGCCGATCCGGCCCACGCCACCGCCGCACGCCGGCGAGGTCGAGCGCTCCGCCGAGCCGCTGTGGTGGCTGCTCTTCGCGACGGGCGGCACCGTGGCGGCCCTGGTGCTTCCCATCCACGCGCTGCTGCACCTGACGCTGGCGCTGGGGCTCGCGGGCGAGGCGTTCGCGTACGCGCGGGTGGCGGGGCTGCTCGCACACCCGCTGGCGCGGCTGTACGTGACGGTGGTGGTGGGGCTGGCGCTGCTGCACTGGGCGCACCGCTTCCGCTACACGCTGGCCGAGGGCCTCCGGTTGAAGGCGTCGTGGGTGCCCATCCCGCTGGCGTGCTACGGCGCCGCCCTGCTTGGGGTCACGCTGACCGTCGTCCGGCTCTTCTTCCTCTAG
- the sdhA gene encoding succinate dehydrogenase flavoprotein subunit, giving the protein MEHTFDAVIVGAGGAGLRAAVELGGARVAVISKLYPPRSHTGAAQGGIGAALGNMEEDHPEWHTFDTIKGGDYLVDQDAAALMCEEAVETVYELEHWGLPFDRTPDGRIAQRRFGGHTRNFGEAPVRRACHAADRTGHMILQTLYQQSLRLGVQFFDEFQMLDLVVADGRCGGLVAYEIARGELHLFRAKAVLLATGGFGRIYKVTSNAHALTGDGVAIAWRCGVPLEDMEFFQFHPTGIYKLGILLSEAARGEGAVLLNDRGERFMERYAPTLKDLAPRDLISRCMYLEIREGRGIGGKDYLHLDFRHLGKEVIDQKLPDITEFVRVYMGLDPTREPVPIQPTAHYAMGGIPTNTDGQVIVNERGDPLWGLYAAGECACVSVHGANRLGTNSLVDILVFGRRAGRHMARYLRDAELPPVHGDPAGRARREIDALLARDQGEPVARLRDELQQEMMDNVGVFRTAAGLQHALAKIHELRERYGRARINDHGRRFNTDLLEALELGFLLDLAEATAASALHRTESRGGHFREDFPRRDDAAWLKHTLLYRGPDGRHEFRYKPVVITRFQPKERTY; this is encoded by the coding sequence ATTGAGCACACCTTCGATGCGGTCATCGTGGGAGCGGGGGGCGCGGGCCTGCGCGCGGCCGTCGAGTTGGGCGGCGCGCGGGTGGCCGTGATCAGCAAGCTGTACCCGCCCCGCTCGCACACCGGGGCGGCCCAGGGCGGCATCGGCGCGGCCCTGGGCAACATGGAGGAAGACCACCCGGAGTGGCACACCTTCGACACCATCAAGGGAGGCGACTACCTGGTCGACCAGGACGCGGCCGCGCTGATGTGCGAGGAGGCCGTGGAGACCGTCTACGAGCTGGAGCACTGGGGGTTGCCCTTCGACCGGACCCCGGATGGCCGCATCGCGCAGCGCCGGTTCGGCGGCCACACCCGCAACTTCGGCGAGGCGCCGGTGCGCCGGGCCTGCCACGCCGCCGACCGGACCGGGCACATGATCCTGCAGACGCTCTACCAGCAGAGCCTGCGGCTGGGCGTGCAGTTCTTCGACGAGTTCCAGATGCTGGACCTGGTGGTGGCCGACGGGCGCTGCGGCGGCCTGGTGGCCTACGAGATCGCCCGCGGTGAGCTCCACCTCTTCCGGGCCAAGGCGGTGCTGCTGGCCACGGGCGGCTTCGGTCGGATCTACAAGGTCACCAGCAATGCGCACGCTCTCACCGGCGACGGCGTGGCCATCGCGTGGCGGTGCGGGGTCCCTCTGGAGGACATGGAGTTCTTCCAGTTCCACCCCACCGGCATCTACAAGCTCGGCATCCTGCTGTCGGAGGCGGCGCGGGGTGAGGGCGCGGTGCTGCTCAACGACCGCGGCGAGCGCTTCATGGAGCGCTACGCGCCCACGCTGAAAGACCTGGCCCCCCGCGACCTGATCTCACGCTGCATGTACCTCGAGATCCGGGAAGGGCGGGGCATCGGCGGCAAGGACTACCTCCACCTGGACTTTCGCCACCTGGGCAAGGAGGTCATCGATCAGAAGCTCCCCGACATCACCGAGTTCGTCCGGGTGTACATGGGGCTGGACCCCACGCGGGAGCCGGTGCCGATCCAGCCCACCGCCCACTACGCCATGGGCGGCATCCCCACCAACACCGACGGCCAGGTGATCGTCAACGAGCGCGGCGATCCCCTCTGGGGCCTGTACGCCGCCGGTGAGTGCGCCTGCGTCTCGGTGCACGGCGCGAACCGCCTGGGCACCAACTCGCTGGTGGACATCCTGGTGTTCGGCCGGCGGGCGGGCCGCCACATGGCCCGCTACCTCCGCGACGCCGAGCTGCCGCCCGTCCACGGCGACCCCGCCGGGCGCGCCCGCCGTGAGATCGACGCGCTGCTGGCCCGCGACCAGGGCGAGCCCGTGGCCCGCCTGCGGGACGAGCTGCAGCAGGAGATGATGGACAACGTCGGCGTCTTCCGCACCGCCGCCGGGCTCCAGCACGCGCTGGCGAAGATCCACGAGCTGCGGGAGCGCTACGGCCGCGCGCGCATCAACGACCACGGCCGGCGGTTCAACACCGACCTGCTGGAGGCGCTGGAGCTGGGCTTCCTCCTGGACCTGGCCGAGGCGACCGCCGCCAGCGCCCTGCACCGCACCGAGAGCCGCGGGGGCCACTTCCGGGAGGACTTCCCCCGCCGCGACGACGCCGCCTGGCTCAAGCACACGCTGCTCTACCGCGGGCCCGACGGCCGGCACGAGTTCCGGTACAAGCCGGTCGTGATCACCCGATTCCAGCCGAAGGAGCGGACGTACTGA
- a CDS encoding succinate dehydrogenase iron-sulfur subunit gives MTVRFRIKRFDPERDRAPHWEEYDVPAEPTDRVLDGLHYIKWYLDGTLTLRRSCAHGICGSDAMMINGRNQLACKLLIRDAGPRITVEPLRGLPVIKDLVVDMEPFFAKYRAVMPWLVAHDPPPDRERLQSPAERARFEDTTKCILCAACTTSCPIFWADGAYLGPAAIVNAHRFIFDSRDQAADDRLAILAERAGVFKCRTTFNCTDACPRGIEVTRAIQEVKQAILFRRV, from the coding sequence ATGACCGTACGCTTTCGCATCAAGCGGTTCGACCCCGAGCGCGATCGCGCGCCGCACTGGGAGGAGTACGACGTGCCGGCCGAGCCCACCGACCGGGTCCTGGACGGCCTGCACTACATCAAGTGGTACCTGGACGGCACCCTGACCCTGCGCCGGTCGTGCGCCCACGGCATCTGCGGCTCCGACGCCATGATGATCAACGGCCGCAACCAGCTGGCGTGCAAGCTCCTCATCAGGGATGCGGGGCCGCGCATCACGGTGGAGCCGCTGCGCGGCCTGCCGGTGATCAAGGACCTGGTGGTGGACATGGAGCCGTTCTTCGCCAAATACCGGGCCGTGATGCCCTGGCTGGTGGCCCACGATCCGCCGCCGGACCGCGAGCGCCTCCAGAGCCCGGCGGAGCGCGCCCGCTTCGAGGACACCACCAAGTGCATCCTGTGCGCGGCGTGCACCACCTCGTGTCCGATCTTCTGGGCCGACGGCGCCTACCTGGGCCCGGCGGCCATCGTCAACGCCCACCGGTTCATCTTCGACAGCCGCGACCAGGCCGCCGACGACCGGCTGGCGATCCTCGCCGAGCGCGCGGGCGTCTTCAAGTGCCGGACCACGTTCAACTGCACCGACGCCTGTCCCCGCGGCATCGAGGTGACCCGCGCGATCCAGGAGGTCAAGCAGGCGATCCTGTTCCGCCGCGTCTAG